A single Roseinatronobacter monicus DNA region contains:
- a CDS encoding ISL3 family transposase: MGPETSLFTTALGLQAPWSVTDVRFDAKLKEIHFDVRFKAGSRFACPSCGAPDQPVHDTRSRIWEHLRFFEHKAFIHADVPRVACSQCSKTGQVPVPWARSGSGFSQLFEAFVIALVRQMPVKAVADMLDVGDDRLWRVLDHYVSSARDREDFSAVTALGIDETAARRGHNYITLFHDLLAGRLLFACEGRDAKTVAAFGEDLRAHGGDPDAISAACIDMSRAYISGVAKHLPNADVTFDPFHVIQLANVALEEVRRAEVRSRPELKHSRWMWLKDKKRWTKRQITQHHDLSRMHLKTGRAFRLKEALRDIFAEAESKAEAEERLTAWFQWARRSRLPAFKKLALTLKAHWDGILNGFDSDLSNGAVEAINGLIQAAKARARGYRKTRNLINMSYLIAGNLTHLPASPYRTTSCATGK, from the coding sequence ATGGGTCCCGAGACAAGTTTGTTCACGACAGCTCTTGGCCTGCAGGCTCCGTGGAGTGTCACGGACGTACGTTTTGACGCCAAACTCAAAGAGATCCACTTTGACGTCCGCTTCAAGGCGGGAAGTCGATTTGCTTGTCCCTCCTGTGGCGCGCCCGATCAGCCCGTCCATGACACGCGATCCAGGATCTGGGAACACCTGCGTTTTTTCGAGCACAAGGCTTTCATCCATGCCGATGTGCCACGTGTTGCTTGCAGCCAATGTAGCAAGACCGGACAGGTTCCGGTCCCCTGGGCGCGCAGTGGCAGCGGTTTCAGTCAGTTGTTTGAAGCCTTTGTGATTGCGCTGGTGCGACAGATGCCGGTGAAGGCTGTTGCTGATATGCTTGATGTTGGTGACGATCGCCTCTGGCGGGTTCTTGACCATTACGTGTCGTCAGCGCGAGATCGCGAAGACTTCAGCGCCGTGACCGCCCTTGGGATTGACGAGACAGCTGCGCGCCGCGGGCATAATTACATCACCCTATTTCACGACCTTCTGGCCGGCAGGCTTCTCTTTGCCTGTGAAGGACGTGATGCAAAGACTGTGGCGGCTTTCGGTGAAGATCTGCGCGCCCATGGCGGTGATCCCGATGCCATCTCCGCTGCCTGTATCGATATGAGTAGGGCCTACATTTCTGGCGTCGCAAAGCATCTGCCGAACGCGGATGTTACCTTCGACCCATTCCATGTCATCCAACTGGCCAATGTGGCGCTTGAAGAGGTTCGCCGCGCCGAAGTACGCAGCAGACCTGAGTTGAAACACAGCCGCTGGATGTGGCTCAAGGACAAGAAGAGATGGACGAAGCGGCAGATCACACAGCATCATGATCTATCTCGGATGCACCTGAAAACAGGACGCGCGTTTCGCTTGAAAGAGGCTTTGCGCGACATCTTTGCTGAAGCCGAGTCCAAGGCAGAGGCCGAAGAACGGCTTACCGCCTGGTTTCAATGGGCGCGCCGCAGCAGGCTGCCAGCATTCAAGAAACTCGCTCTGACACTCAAGGCGCACTGGGATGGTATACTTAACGGTTTTGACAGCGATCTGAGCAACGGCGCTGTCGAAGCCATCAACGGCCTAATTCAGGCCGCAAAGGCTCGGGCGCGCGGGTATCGCAAAACCCGCAACCTCATCAACATGTCATACCTCATCGCAGGCAATCTCACCCACTTACCAGCGTCACCCTACCGCACAACATCTTGTGCCACAGGCAAATGA
- a CDS encoding ISAs1 family transposase — translation MQIFLDAFGNIPDPRASNARHDLGELLVIAFVSVLCGSSSCAEMAEFGRAKENVFRDFLKLKHAIPSHDTFSDVFAMIDPKALDAAFGKVLAEVAALLQDGDVIAIDGKALRGARGKSESAKTRMMVSAYASRLRLTLATVPADRGAELEAAIEALGLIALKGKVVTGDALHCNRRTVAAINAQGGDWCLALKGNQESLLSDARGCFSEPPEGYPEAITDEMNHGRREIRKAVVVSAKSLAEHHEFPGLKGFGRIEATREVDGKVTSETRFFALSWLPTPEVLLATVRAHWAIENALHWQLDVSFREDDARNRKDNGPANIAVLRRRALDVVRRDTSKTSLSLKLKRAGWDEAFLRKLLTNISTA, via the coding sequence ATGCAGATTTTCCTCGACGCCTTTGGCAATATTCCCGACCCGCGGGCCAGCAATGCCCGTCATGACCTTGGCGAGTTGCTTGTGATTGCGTTTGTTTCAGTGCTCTGCGGCTCCAGTTCCTGCGCGGAGATGGCAGAGTTCGGGCGTGCAAAAGAGAACGTTTTCAGAGACTTCCTGAAGCTCAAGCACGCCATACCCTCGCATGACACGTTTTCAGATGTGTTCGCGATGATCGACCCCAAGGCGCTGGATGCGGCCTTCGGCAAGGTGTTGGCCGAGGTCGCGGCACTGTTGCAAGACGGTGATGTGATCGCCATCGACGGCAAGGCATTGCGCGGCGCCCGGGGCAAAAGCGAGAGTGCGAAAACGCGGATGATGGTCTCAGCCTACGCCTCACGCCTGCGCCTGACGCTGGCCACGGTGCCCGCTGATCGGGGCGCGGAGTTGGAGGCCGCCATCGAAGCCCTCGGACTGATCGCGCTGAAGGGCAAGGTGGTGACGGGCGATGCGCTCCATTGCAACCGCCGCACCGTGGCCGCAATCAACGCCCAAGGTGGCGATTGGTGCCTGGCGCTCAAGGGTAATCAGGAGTCACTCTTGTCGGATGCGCGGGGCTGCTTTTCTGAGCCGCCCGAAGGTTACCCAGAAGCTATCACGGATGAGATGAACCATGGTCGCCGGGAGATCCGAAAGGCTGTCGTAGTATCAGCCAAGTCATTGGCAGAACATCATGAATTCCCGGGCCTCAAGGGCTTCGGTCGCATCGAGGCTACCCGCGAAGTAGACGGCAAGGTGACCTCAGAGACGCGCTTCTTCGCCCTGTCCTGGCTGCCCACGCCCGAGGTTTTGCTAGCCACGGTCCGCGCCCACTGGGCCATCGAGAACGCCCTACATTGGCAACTCGACGTGTCGTTTCGCGAGGATGACGCGCGTAACCGCAAGGACAATGGGCCAGCCAACATCGCCGTGCTCCGACGCCGCGCCCTTGACGTTGTCCGCCGCGATACATCCAAAACGTCGCTGTCCCTCAAACTCAAACGAGCAGGCTGGGATGAAGCCTTCCTGCGCAAACTTCTCACAAATATCTCAACGGCTTAG
- the dapF gene encoding diaminopimelate epimerase, whose translation MSDAFPPLPFAKMHGAGNDFVIIDSRKAAGGVMTAALARAIGDRHRGVGFDQLAELRVSDAADLDLDFWNSDGSRAGACGNATRCVAVRVMDELARDSLSLRTARGVLLAERRGGQVWVNMGAPLLDWHAVPVARAVDLDALPLPGAPAAVGMGNPHCIHFVDDAEAAPVATQGALVEHDALFPEATNVEFVSLIAPDHLRLRVWERGTGITLACGSGACATAVAAHRRGLTGRRVAITADGGRLDVDWRDDGVWLTGPVAHVFDGTFTPEFLARAT comes from the coding sequence ATGTCTGATGCATTCCCCCCTCTGCCCTTTGCCAAGATGCATGGCGCGGGCAATGACTTTGTTATCATCGACTCGCGCAAGGCCGCGGGTGGGGTGATGACAGCTGCGCTGGCGCGCGCGATTGGGGACAGGCACCGGGGCGTGGGGTTTGATCAACTGGCGGAATTGCGCGTCTCTGATGCCGCCGATCTGGACCTTGATTTCTGGAATTCCGATGGATCGCGCGCGGGCGCTTGCGGCAATGCAACGCGCTGCGTCGCGGTGCGCGTCATGGATGAGCTGGCCCGCGACAGCCTGAGCTTGCGCACAGCGCGCGGGGTGTTGCTGGCCGAGCGTCGGGGCGGACAGGTTTGGGTGAATATGGGCGCGCCGCTACTCGACTGGCACGCGGTGCCAGTTGCGCGCGCGGTTGATCTGGACGCCCTGCCCCTGCCCGGTGCGCCTGCGGCTGTGGGCATGGGCAACCCCCATTGCATTCATTTTGTGGATGATGCCGAAGCGGCCCCTGTCGCCACACAAGGCGCGCTGGTCGAGCATGACGCGCTGTTCCCAGAGGCGACGAATGTTGAATTCGTCTCACTCATCGCGCCCGATCATCTGCGCTTGCGGGTGTGGGAACGCGGCACCGGCATCACGCTTGCCTGCGGCTCTGGTGCGTGTGCCACAGCGGTGGCCGCGCACCGGCGCGGGCTGACGGGGCGGCGCGTGGCGATTACGGCGGATGGCGGGCGACTGGACGTGGACTGGCGCGACGATGGTGTCTGGCTGACAGGGCCAGTGGCACATGTCTTCGATGGCACATTCACCCCTGAATTTCTGGCCCGCGCGACATGA
- the mtaB gene encoding tRNA (N(6)-L-threonylcarbamoyladenosine(37)-C(2))-methylthiotransferase MtaB, whose product MSTGPHFTTLGCRLNAYETEAMKALAEGAGLRDALVVNTCAVTAEAVRKARQEIRRLRRENPSAPIIVTGCAAQTEPATFAAMPEVTRVIGNTEKMQPETWAQMVPDLIGTTERVQVDDIMSVRETASHLIDGFGTRARAYVQVQNGCDHRCTFCIIPFGRGNSRSVPAGVVVEQITRLVAQGYHEVVLTGVDLTSWGADLPGGPRLGDLVRRILRLTDVTRLRISSIDSIEADDALMDAIATEPRLMPHLHLSLQAGDDMILKRMKRRHLRDDAIQFCAQARALRPDMVFGADIIAGFPTETEAMFENSLKLVEECGLTFLHVFPFSPRKGTPAARMPQLDGGVIRARAARLRMAGAHALQAHLAAQQGQQHDVLIEGAHMGRTAQFTEVRFATPQPVGAIVSATITGAARGQLLA is encoded by the coding sequence ATGAGCACCGGCCCGCATTTCACCACATTGGGCTGCCGCCTGAATGCCTATGAAACAGAGGCCATGAAAGCACTGGCCGAGGGGGCGGGCCTGCGCGATGCGCTGGTCGTCAACACCTGCGCCGTGACCGCCGAGGCCGTGCGCAAGGCGCGTCAGGAAATCCGGCGACTGCGACGCGAAAACCCCAGCGCGCCCATCATCGTGACCGGATGCGCCGCCCAGACCGAGCCTGCGACCTTTGCCGCCATGCCCGAGGTGACCCGCGTTATCGGCAATACCGAGAAAATGCAGCCCGAAACATGGGCGCAGATGGTGCCCGACCTGATTGGTACAACCGAGCGGGTGCAGGTCGATGACATCATGTCAGTGCGTGAAACGGCCAGCCATCTGATCGACGGTTTCGGCACGCGGGCGCGCGCTTATGTTCAGGTGCAAAATGGCTGCGATCATCGCTGCACCTTTTGCATCATCCCTTTTGGGCGCGGCAATTCGCGCTCTGTGCCTGCAGGCGTGGTGGTTGAACAGATCACGCGGCTGGTGGCGCAAGGCTATCATGAAGTCGTGCTGACAGGTGTGGACCTGACCTCTTGGGGGGCGGACCTGCCCGGTGGCCCGCGTCTGGGCGATCTGGTGCGGCGTATCCTGCGGCTGACCGATGTGACGCGCCTGCGCATCTCGTCAATCGATTCGATTGAGGCGGATGACGCGTTGATGGACGCCATCGCCACCGAGCCGCGCCTGATGCCGCATCTGCATCTGTCGTTGCAAGCAGGCGATGACATGATCCTCAAGCGGATGAAGCGCCGCCATTTGCGCGATGATGCAATCCAGTTCTGCGCACAGGCGCGCGCCTTGCGGCCCGATATGGTGTTTGGCGCAGATATCATCGCGGGCTTCCCGACCGAGACAGAGGCGATGTTTGAAAACTCGCTCAAGCTGGTGGAAGAGTGTGGGCTGACATTTCTGCATGTCTTTCCCTTCAGCCCGCGCAAGGGCACGCCTGCCGCGCGGATGCCGCAACTGGACGGGGGCGTGATCCGCGCGCGCGCCGCACGGCTGCGCATGGCGGGCGCGCATGCGCTGCAAGCGCATCTGGCGGCACAGCAGGGCCAGCAGCATGACGTGCTGATCGAGGGCGCGCATATGGGGCGCACAGCGCAATTCACCGAAGTGCGCTTTGCCACCCCTCAGCCCGTAGGCGCAATCGTATCAGCCACGATCACCGGGGCCGCGCGCGGCCAGTTGCTGGCCTGA
- the ureG gene encoding urease accessory protein UreG: MSKHGSSKHGPLRVGIGGPVGAGKTTLTEKLARALAARCSMAVITNDIYTREDADALLRAQVLPAERIRGVETGGCPHTAIREDASINLAAVADLTRKIPDLDLILIESGGDNLAATFSPELADVTIYVIDTAAGQDIPRKRGPGLTKSDLLVVNKTDLAPYVGVDLVLLEADTKAARGTRPYLLARLRESIGVQEVVTFLQHAGGLQLKEPTA; this comes from the coding sequence ATGAGCAAACACGGTTCCAGCAAACACGGGCCTTTGCGCGTGGGTATCGGCGGCCCTGTCGGTGCCGGCAAAACCACGTTGACCGAAAAACTGGCGCGCGCGCTGGCGGCGCGCTGCTCTATGGCGGTCATCACCAATGACATTTACACCCGCGAAGATGCGGATGCGCTGCTGCGTGCGCAAGTGTTGCCCGCAGAGCGCATTCGCGGTGTTGAAACCGGCGGCTGCCCGCACACGGCGATCCGCGAAGATGCCAGCATCAATCTGGCCGCAGTCGCGGATCTGACCCGCAAGATCCCGGATCTGGACCTGATCCTGATCGAATCCGGCGGCGACAATCTGGCGGCGACCTTTTCGCCGGAACTGGCCGATGTGACCATCTATGTGATCGACACAGCGGCAGGGCAGGACATTCCGCGCAAGCGCGGGCCGGGGCTGACGAAATCTGATCTGCTGGTGGTGAACAAGACCGACCTTGCCCCTTATGTGGGCGTCGATCTGGTCTTGCTGGAGGCGGATACAAAAGCCGCGCGCGGCACGCGCCCCTATTTGCTGGCGCGGTTGCGTGAAAGTATCGGTGTGCAAGAGGTCGTGACCTTCCTGCAACATGCGGGCGGATTGCAGCTTAAGGAACCCACCGCCTGA
- a CDS encoding urease accessory protein UreF — translation MLSPEALTLNHWLSPAFPTGAFAYSHGLEQVIARGDVTDAPGLEYWLADVLRFGSGWQDSVLLACALADGADTSGLDALCHALQPCAERLQETQEQGAAFARTVAQITGRDLPPRTLPIAVAEAAAPLGLAPQTVIAAYLQAFLTNLVTIGIRHVPLGQGAGHGVLARLLPLVPALAQAASLASADDLGNCCLGADMAAMEHETKDVRLFRT, via the coding sequence ATGCTATCCCCCGAAGCGCTGACGCTGAACCATTGGCTGTCGCCTGCCTTTCCAACGGGCGCTTTCGCCTATAGCCACGGGCTGGAACAGGTGATCGCGCGGGGCGATGTCACCGATGCACCGGGGCTGGAGTATTGGCTGGCCGATGTGCTGCGCTTTGGCAGCGGGTGGCAGGACAGCGTTCTGCTGGCCTGCGCGCTGGCAGACGGGGCCGATACGAGCGGTTTGGATGCACTGTGCCACGCGCTGCAACCCTGCGCCGAGCGTTTGCAGGAAACGCAAGAACAGGGCGCTGCCTTTGCCCGGACAGTGGCGCAGATCACCGGCCGCGATTTGCCGCCCCGCACATTGCCCATTGCTGTGGCCGAAGCGGCGGCCCCCTTGGGCTTGGCCCCGCAAACCGTGATCGCGGCCTATCTGCAAGCCTTCCTCACCAATCTGGTGACGATCGGCATTCGCCATGTGCCGCTTGGGCAGGGTGCGGGGCATGGGGTTCTGGCGCGCTTGCTGCCTTTGGTGCCAGCGCTTGCACAGGCGGCCAGCCTTGCTAGCGCTGATGATCTGGGCAATTGCTGTCTGGGGGCCGATATGGCCGCGATGGAACATGAAACCAAGGATGTAAGGTTGTTTAGAACATGA
- a CDS encoding urease accessory protein UreE yields the protein MTDLPPVRRLLKTKPLRCDGAVILDYDARLMRRKRLLTAQGRGFLVDLAEVTNLDEWWGFELEDGTCLEIVPADEALVEVSGDLPRLAWHIGNRHTPCQIEDTRLLIRHDHVIEAMLKQLGARMRPLSGPFTPEGGAYGHGRTMGHDHGHQHSHARQHDHDHAH from the coding sequence ATGACCGATCTGCCTCCTGTTCGACGTCTGCTGAAAACCAAGCCCCTGCGCTGTGATGGCGCGGTTATACTGGATTATGACGCCCGTCTGATGCGCCGCAAACGCTTGCTGACCGCACAAGGGCGCGGGTTTCTGGTCGATCTGGCCGAAGTCACCAATCTGGATGAGTGGTGGGGGTTCGAGCTGGAAGATGGCACCTGTCTGGAGATTGTGCCCGCAGATGAGGCGCTGGTCGAAGTCAGTGGCGATCTGCCGCGTCTGGCATGGCATATCGGCAACCGCCACACGCCCTGCCAGATTGAAGACACCCGCCTGCTGATCCGCCATGACCATGTGATCGAGGCGATGCTCAAGCAGCTTGGCGCGCGAATGCGCCCCTTGTCCGGCCCCTTCACGCCTGAAGGCGGTGCTTATGGGCACGGGCGTACGATGGGCCATGACCACGGGCACCAGCACAGCCACGCCCGCCAGCACGACCACGACCACGCGCATTGA
- the ureC gene encoding urease subunit alpha, whose protein sequence is MSYKIGRDAYADMYGPTVGDKVRLGDTDLIIEVERDLIVERGGHGEEVKFGGGKVIRDGMGQSQMTRAQGAMDTVITNALIVDHTGIYKADVGLRDGRIHKIGKAGNPDTQTGVDVIIGPGTEIIAGEGKILTAGGFDAHIHFICPQQIDDALHSGLTTMLGGGTGPAHGTLATTCTPGPWHLGRMIQAADAFPMNLAFAGKGNASLPGALHEQVRAGAAALKLHEDWGTTPAAIDCCLTVAEETDVQVMIHTDTLNESGFVENTLKAIAGRTIHAFHTEGAGGGHAPDIIKVVSSQNILPSSTNPTMPYTVNTIEEHLDMLMVCHHLDRKVPEDVAFAESRIRRETIAAEDILHDMGAFSVISSDSQAMGRVGEVITRTWQTAHKMRQQRGRLSEETGENDNFRVRRYIAKYTINPAIIHGMSRHIGSIEEGKRADLVLWHPAFFGAKPDMVLMGGSIIVAQMGDPNGSIPVQPMHSRPMFGAFGRAVERAAVVFVSQAGQEAGVRDTLGLAKDTVAVEGCRGIQKSDMRHNSATPQIEVDPETYEVRADGLLLTCEPAQNLPLAQRYFLY, encoded by the coding sequence ATGTCATACAAGATTGGACGCGACGCCTATGCCGATATGTATGGCCCCACTGTGGGCGACAAGGTGCGTCTGGGGGACACAGACCTGATCATCGAGGTCGAGCGTGACCTGATTGTCGAGCGCGGTGGGCATGGCGAAGAGGTCAAGTTCGGCGGCGGCAAGGTCATCCGCGATGGCATGGGCCAAAGCCAGATGACCCGTGCGCAAGGGGCGATGGACACGGTCATCACCAATGCGCTGATTGTGGATCATACCGGCATCTACAAGGCCGATGTCGGTTTGCGCGACGGGCGCATCCACAAGATCGGCAAGGCGGGCAACCCCGACACGCAAACCGGCGTGGATGTGATTATCGGCCCCGGCACCGAGATTATCGCGGGCGAGGGCAAAATCCTGACCGCAGGCGGGTTTGACGCGCATATCCATTTCATCTGCCCGCAACAGATCGACGATGCGCTGCATTCTGGCCTGACCACGATGCTGGGCGGCGGCACTGGCCCGGCGCATGGCACGCTGGCCACCACCTGCACACCGGGGCCGTGGCATCTGGGCCGGATGATTCAGGCGGCGGATGCGTTTCCGATGAATCTGGCCTTTGCGGGCAAGGGCAATGCCTCGCTGCCCGGTGCGCTGCATGAACAGGTGCGCGCAGGGGCGGCGGCGCTGAAGCTGCACGAGGATTGGGGCACCACCCCTGCGGCGATTGATTGTTGCCTGACCGTGGCCGAGGAAACCGATGTTCAGGTCATGATTCACACCGATACGCTGAACGAATCGGGGTTTGTGGAAAACACGCTCAAAGCCATCGCGGGCCGCACGATCCATGCGTTCCATACCGAAGGGGCGGGCGGCGGGCACGCGCCTGACATCATCAAGGTTGTCAGCAGTCAAAACATTCTGCCCAGTTCAACCAACCCGACCATGCCCTATACCGTCAACACGATCGAAGAACATCTCGACATGCTGATGGTCTGCCATCATCTGGACCGCAAGGTGCCCGAAGATGTGGCGTTTGCCGAATCGCGCATCCGGCGCGAAACGATTGCGGCTGAGGATATCTTGCACGATATGGGCGCCTTCTCGGTCATCTCGTCAGACAGTCAGGCCATGGGCCGCGTGGGCGAGGTGATCACCCGCACATGGCAGACCGCCCATAAAATGCGCCAGCAGCGCGGGCGACTGAGCGAGGAGACGGGCGAGAACGACAATTTCCGCGTGCGCCGCTATATTGCGAAATACACCATCAACCCCGCTATCATACATGGGATGAGCCGCCATATCGGCAGCATTGAGGAAGGCAAGCGCGCCGATCTGGTGCTGTGGCACCCGGCCTTTTTCGGGGCCAAGCCGGATATGGTGCTGATGGGGGGCTCGATCATTGTGGCGCAGATGGGCGACCCCAACGGCTCTATCCCTGTGCAGCCCATGCATTCGCGGCCCATGTTTGGCGCATTTGGGCGCGCGGTCGAACGCGCGGCCGTGGTGTTCGTGTCGCAGGCGGGGCAAGAAGCGGGCGTGCGCGACACACTTGGGCTGGCCAAGGACACAGTGGCGGTCGAGGGGTGCCGCGGCATTCAGAAATCCGACATGCGCCACAACAGCGCCACCCCCCAGATCGAAGTGGACCCCGAAACCTATGAAGTGCGCGCAGATGGCCTATTGCTGACCTGCGAACCGGCGCAAAACCTGCCGCTGGCACAACGCTACTTTCTGTACTGA
- a CDS encoding urease subunit beta, whose product MIPGEIICPEGEIEVNAGQPVTTLEVSNTGDRPVQVGSHYHFAEANIGLAFDRDAARGQRLDIPAGTAVRFEPGQTREVHLVPYGGGRVVYGFNAKVMGVL is encoded by the coding sequence ATGATCCCCGGTGAAATCATCTGCCCCGAGGGCGAGATCGAGGTCAATGCAGGCCAGCCCGTCACCACGCTGGAAGTGTCCAACACAGGCGACAGGCCCGTACAGGTCGGCAGCCATTACCACTTTGCCGAAGCCAATATCGGCCTTGCCTTCGACCGCGATGCCGCGCGCGGCCAGCGGCTGGACATTCCCGCAGGCACCGCTGTGCGGTTCGAGCCGGGCCAGACCCGCGAGGTGCATCTGGTCCCTTACGGCGGCGGGCGCGTGGTTTATGGGTTCAATGCCAAGGTTATGGGGGTGCTGTAA
- a CDS encoding urease subunit gamma produces MFLNPREKDKLLVSLAAMVARNRLARGVKLNHPEAIALITDYVVEGACDGRSVADLMQAGAHVITVDQCMPGIPEMIHSVQVEATFPDGTKLVTVHHPIREKE; encoded by the coding sequence ATGTTTCTGAACCCCCGCGAAAAGGACAAGCTGCTTGTCTCTCTGGCTGCAATGGTCGCGCGCAACCGCCTTGCGCGCGGCGTCAAGCTGAACCACCCCGAAGCGATTGCGCTGATCACCGATTATGTGGTCGAGGGCGCGTGCGATGGCCGCTCGGTTGCCGATCTGATGCAGGCAGGGGCGCATGTCATCACGGTTGATCAATGTATGCCGGGCATCCCCGAGATGATCCATTCGGTGCAGGTCGAGGCGACCTTCCCCGATGGCACCAAGCTTGTCACGGTCCACCACCCGATACGCGAAAAGGAGTGA
- a CDS encoding urease accessory protein UreD: MNAQAMINPHQRSAGHASARFAQRSGRPSLMDLCQHGSAKAIVLEHSDIVFLNTSGGLTGGDRLDYRLSLGAGCRMTATTQTAERAYRSTSGAARMSVDLTVGEGGHLDWLPQETILFDRAQLRRRTQITLAADATCLMAEAVVLGRAAMGETVKELDFHDWRQVQRGGTPLHLEALHLNTERLAAGAAGLDGARAFATVVMVAPNAADALGPVRAALDCAQVRAAASAMEGRLVIRLLAPDGWPLRRKLAQILTLLRRAPLPRVWQI, from the coding sequence ATGAACGCACAGGCCATGATCAACCCGCACCAGCGTAGCGCAGGCCATGCCAGCGCGCGGTTTGCACAGCGATCAGGTCGCCCCTCATTGATGGATTTGTGCCAGCACGGCTCTGCCAAGGCGATTGTGCTGGAACATTCGGACATCGTGTTTCTCAACACTTCGGGCGGGCTGACGGGCGGTGACAGGCTGGATTACCGCCTGTCCCTTGGTGCGGGCTGCCGGATGACGGCCACCACCCAGACAGCCGAACGCGCCTATCGCAGCACATCGGGGGCCGCGCGCATGTCGGTGGATCTGACTGTGGGCGAAGGCGGCCATCTGGACTGGTTGCCACAGGAAACAATCCTGTTCGACCGCGCGCAATTGCGCCGCCGCACGCAGATCACGCTGGCCGCTGACGCAACCTGCCTGATGGCGGAAGCGGTTGTTCTGGGCCGTGCGGCAATGGGCGAGACGGTCAAAGAACTGGATTTCCACGATTGGCGGCAGGTGCAGCGCGGGGGCACGCCGCTGCATCTGGAAGCGCTGCATCTGAATACTGAACGGCTGGCGGCGGGGGCGGCGGGCTTGGACGGCGCGCGGGCTTTTGCCACGGTTGTGATGGTGGCCCCGAATGCCGCCGATGCGCTTGGCCCGGTGCGCGCCGCGCTGGACTGCGCACAGGTGCGCGCCGCAGCCTCGGCCATGGAGGGCCGACTTGTGATCCGCCTGCTGGCCCCGGATGGCTGGCCCTTGCGCCGCAAGCTTGCCCAAATTCTGACCCTGCTGCGCCGTGCGCCCTTGCCGCGCGTCTGGCAAATATAA